DNA sequence from the Acidobacteriota bacterium genome:
AAGGAGATAGAGCATATCGACACCCTGAAAATTACCCGCAACAGCAGAACCAATGACAATGAACGAGTTCTTGTCGCTGCCGAAGGTCAGGCAATCCCACGGACGGTCACCCGAGAGGTAAATGTCGGGCATGTGCGACATTCCGAGGATGCGAGCCGCCCGAACGGCTTGACCGAAAACTTGCGGCATCTGCTTTTCGCCCAATAAGATGCCGTTAAATGATACCTCGATCCAGCGTCGTCCGACCTTTTCCGAAACGGCTTTAGCGGCGGCATTCAATGGCTTTGCAGCCTTCAGAGCCGCCATTGCCTTGGCGTCTGCAGCCCAGGCAAAAGCTGAATTGTCGATCTGGTAGCCCGGAACGAGCGGACGAAGCCAGCGGCATTCCTTACAGACTACCGACTTTTCCGACAGGCCGCGGCCATCACCACCGCACGTACGGCAAATTGCTGGCTGCGGCACAAACTGCGGCTGCGGCTGATAGTTCTGATCGTAATTCGGTGGCTGAAGCTGGGCTTGATGTGCTTGCGGCTGCTGCCACTGCTGATTTTGTGGCTGCTGAGGCTGGGGTGCCTGAACCGCCATTCCAGTTCCGCAGTAAATGCAGAATCGCGAGCCATGAGCGGGCTGACGATGGCCGTTCGAGCAGACAGGTAAATTTTGCGGATCGTTAGCCATTAATATCCACCACCGCCCGCGATGGCCGAGAGTAGAACCCAGATGACCCAAATTCCGATATGGATGACCGTCGCCGCGATACCGACCCATAGGCCGATCTGCGACATCATCTTTCCATCCCCGGGCGATCTGCCTTCGCGGATGGCTTGCAGCTCGAGCCATCCGAGTATCGCACCGGGAACGCCGAGGAGGGGCCCGCAGCAGAGAAGTCCGCCGACAGAGAGCAGCATAGCGATCAATGGCTTTTGCGTGGCAGGCGAGGCTGCCACGTAAGCCTGGCCGCCCATTACTGGAGCCGCAACAGGATTCTGCGGCCATGGCTGCTGTTGCTGGGTTCCGATACCGGGAGCGTTAAGCGGCGTAGCGCAATTGTGGCAAAAAGCGGCTTCGGCCGGATTAGGTAAACTGCATTTTGGACAGACTTTGGTCATATTTTTATTAATTCTCGATGCCATGTGCTAATTCAAAGCAAAATGACAACAGCGAAATTAAAGCCTTCAAAGAATAGAGCGTAAAAACACGCCGATTGTGGTCAAATTATTTTGTTAACGTTGGTAGAATAGCTGAAGTCGGCTAAATTTAGAAGACCTTTCGAACATAGAATGGATCACCTGCAGAACTACATCGGTGGAAAGTTAGTTAGCCCTGTTTCGGGGGAATATCTGGGTAATTTCGACCCGTCGACCGGTGCGGTTTATTCATTGATACCGGATTCGGATGAGCGCGACGTCGAGAGTGCAGTGCAAGCGGCGTCCGCTGCATTTTCGGAATGGTCATCAACCTCGGCGGAAGTGCGACATGATATTTTGATGCGGCTGGCCGCTTTGATCGAGCGTGATCTGGAGCCGCTCGCCTTGGCCGAGAGCGTTGATCAGGGAAAGCCGGTTTCGCTTGCCCGAATGGTCGATATTCCGCGGGCGGTCGCTAATTTTAAGTTCTACGCGACGGCGGCAATGCACACCGCCAATGAATCGCATGACAGCGTTGGACAGAATGCGATCAACTACACACTGCGGCAGCCTCTCGGCGTCGTCGGCTGCATATCGCCGTGGAACCTGCCGCTCTACCTTTTTACATGGAAGGTCGCACCTGCTATTGCTGCCGGTTGCACAGTCGTCGCGAAACCCAGCGAAGTGACGCCGATGACGGCTTATCTGCTGTCAAAACTTTGTATCGAAGCCGGTTTGCCCGCCGGAGTGCTTAATATCGTCCACGGACTAGGCCCAAAGGTCGGTTCGGCGATCGTCGCTCACAAAGACGTCAAGGCTATCTCATTCACCGGCGGCACAAAGACCGGCGAAGAGATCGCCCGCGTTGCCGCTCCGATGTTCAAAAAACTTTCGCTCGAACTCGGCGGTAAGAATCCAAACATAATTTTCGCAGACTGCAATTACGAAGAAATGCTGGCGACAACCGTTCGCTCGTCTTTCTCAAATCAGGGCGAGATCTGCCTGTGCGGTTCGCGGATATTTGTTGAGCGGCCGCTGTACGAGCGATTCAAAAGAGACTTCATCGAGAGAGTTTCCGCCTTAAAGGTTGGCGATCCTTTGGCAGCCGACACAGATGTCGGTGCGATCGTCTCGAAGCAGCATTTTGACAAAATAATGTCGTACATCGAACTCGCAAAAGCCGAGGGCGGAACGATCTTGAAAGGCGGTATTCAGCATTCAGCATTCAGCATTCAGCATTCTAAAGGCTGGTTCATCGAGCCGACCGTTATCGAGGGGTTACCGCACGATTGCCGGACGAATCAGGAAGAGATCTTCGGCCCCGTGGTGACGATCATGCCGTTCGACGCTGAGGACGAGGTTTTGGGTTTTGCTAACAGTGTGCGTTACGGTCTCTCGGCGACGGTTTGGACTGAAAGCCTTTCCCGTGCCCATCGCGTAGCAGCTAAGCTCGAATCGGGCATCGTCTGGATCAACTGCTGGCTGCTCCGCGATCTGCGAACGCCATTCGGCGGCATGAAAGAAAGCGGCGTCGGCCGGGAAGGCGGGTTTGAGGCTCTGAGGTTCTTTACTGAGGAAAAGAACGTCTGTATTCGCATCTAGCCGACTGGCGACATTGATATGTGCATGCTTCGTTTGAGGAGACAATATGAGTACTATCAAACGAATAATTCTGGGGCTTTTGGCGGTTGGTGTTATCTACATTCTAGGCGGAGCTATCTTGAGCGACCTGGTATTTGCGCAACCTAAGATCGACTACGCAAATTATTTCAGGCCCGGCGATAAACTGTTCAGCAGGGCCGAAGGATTCGATCAAACTGTTCTCTCAGTGGGTAACGGTTGGCTGCAGACACGTCTCGTGGTTCTGCCGAACGCCGCCGGGCCGCCGGAGCATTTTCATGAGGCGTTCGAGGAAAAGTTTACCGTCAAAAGCGGTACGCTCAGCATCTTAGTGAGCGGCGAAAAGCGGACGCTTCACGCTGGCGAGACGATCTCGATCCCGCCGATGACGAAGCATAAGCCATTCAATGAAACCGCCGAGACCGTGATCGTCGAGAGCGACGACCCCAAGACGCTACCGGTGGAATTCGGGTACCTGCTTTCGCAGCTGTACGGTTTTATGGATACTTATCCAAATGGGCCGGGCGTGCCGCGGATCATGATGCAGCTTTCGGTTTATGGCACCGATGCGGATTCCTGGATAGCCGACGGCCCGCCGTTGCCCGTGCAAAAAACGATGCGTTTTGTCATTGCACCGACAGCACGGCTGCTCGGATACAAGAAATTTTACCCGCAGTTCAAACCGAATGGCGGTTGATCGGATATTTCAGGAGACCGGATCGAACAAAATGCGTTTGAGATCGACGCTAACGACATTAAGCCTGCTTTTCGTTTTTGCTCTGCATCTGCATGGCCAGAATGAACCGCCAAAGAAAAGCTATATTCTCGAGTTGTCTGGAGCGTGTTCGCCGGGGGAAATGTCGGTCGAGTTTTTCATCGCCGGAGCGTTTGGCGGTTACAGCAGCTTTATTAAGACCGATTCTCGATTCTCGCGATACGATATACCGACCGTTCGATACGGAATGCCCGCGACATCGCTCAAGTTGATGATCAGAGGAGCAAGATGCCGGACGCAGATACTCGATATTCCTGACCTCGCGAAAAGCGAAAGCGTCATCCGCACCCGACTCCGCAGGTCGAGGACCATCGAGTTTCGCGGCAAGATCCGATCGCCGGAAAGACTCGCGAAGAATGAACGCTGGCTAACCGTAGAGTATTGGGCACACTGGAAGTGCGAATTCCTCGGCCTGCCCGATTGCATGATAGGGCCAAACCGCATCGACGCGGTCGATGTTGGGGCCGACGGGCGGTTCAAGGTGCGATTACCCGATGTGGCTAACGATGGAGCTCTCTTTCGATTTGCGGATCGAGGCGCGTTCGAGTTCTTCATTCGCGATCCAAAGACGGGAGATATTCTATACAATCTGCGAAGCGCGATCAGCCGAAAAGGCTCATTCGCCGTGCCGGTCGCAATCGAATATCCGCAGGATATCGAATTTGAACTCGAGCGGTATCGGTGAAGTTAATTTCTGAACGCATTGGGGTAATATTGAATTATGAAAGGTTTTTACAGCTTTGTTTTGGTTCTGGTTTTTTCGATAGTTTCGCTTGCTCAGCAAAATCCGCCGGCCGAATCCGCGATGTCGCGCTTTCTTCGATACGTTAAGATCGATACGCAGTCGGCTGAGGATCAACCGGCTCCGCCGAGCACGAAAAAGCA
Encoded proteins:
- a CDS encoding aldehyde dehydrogenase translates to MDHLQNYIGGKLVSPVSGEYLGNFDPSTGAVYSLIPDSDERDVESAVQAASAAFSEWSSTSAEVRHDILMRLAALIERDLEPLALAESVDQGKPVSLARMVDIPRAVANFKFYATAAMHTANESHDSVGQNAINYTLRQPLGVVGCISPWNLPLYLFTWKVAPAIAAGCTVVAKPSEVTPMTAYLLSKLCIEAGLPAGVLNIVHGLGPKVGSAIVAHKDVKAISFTGGTKTGEEIARVAAPMFKKLSLELGGKNPNIIFADCNYEEMLATTVRSSFSNQGEICLCGSRIFVERPLYERFKRDFIERVSALKVGDPLAADTDVGAIVSKQHFDKIMSYIELAKAEGGTILKGGIQHSAFSIQHSKGWFIEPTVIEGLPHDCRTNQEEIFGPVVTIMPFDAEDEVLGFANSVRYGLSATVWTESLSRAHRVAAKLESGIVWINCWLLRDLRTPFGGMKESGVGREGGFEALRFFTEEKNVCIRI
- a CDS encoding zinc ribbon domain-containing protein, which produces MTKVCPKCSLPNPAEAAFCHNCATPLNAPGIGTQQQQPWPQNPVAAPVMGGQAYVAASPATQKPLIAMLLSVGGLLCCGPLLGVPGAILGWLELQAIREGRSPGDGKMMSQIGLWVGIAATVIHIGIWVIWVLLSAIAGGGGY
- a CDS encoding cupin domain-containing protein, which gives rise to MSTIKRIILGLLAVGVIYILGGAILSDLVFAQPKIDYANYFRPGDKLFSRAEGFDQTVLSVGNGWLQTRLVVLPNAAGPPEHFHEAFEEKFTVKSGTLSILVSGEKRTLHAGETISIPPMTKHKPFNETAETVIVESDDPKTLPVEFGYLLSQLYGFMDTYPNGPGVPRIMMQLSVYGTDADSWIADGPPLPVQKTMRFVIAPTARLLGYKKFYPQFKPNGG